In one window of Pseudobdellovibrionaceae bacterium DNA:
- the dacB gene encoding D-alanyl-D-alanine carboxypeptidase/D-alanyl-D-alanine-endopeptidase, which yields MNQKKGEALSAYLLRATSLSICFGFIFLAVPCFSQEWKELLVKNLESEIKKQGFKKSDLGLYISYAGENAEVKLLDLNAEKKFTPASLTKIVTAGAILERFPVGHKFVTRLQSKAPREAGVLKGDLYLNGGGDAGFVSETMWYLVNEFLRTDIKIIEGDIVVDDSRFDQVRFDPGRDPSRVDRAYDAPIGAMTFNWSAANVFVRPGDETGDPVKVYLDPANEYLGLSNKAKTALPGTSPQLQVSREETTRKVSASQNFVDKIVVTGQMGVDQKETVFYKSISKPGLWAGYNLVSFLKQRGVTVRGSVRLGVVPKGAATLADVDSRPLPELVAGMMKFSNNYIAEIMTKNLAAELKGTPASMETGLGVIRDYVHQLGIKPGHFAMTNPSGLSRRNNFRPRDLHTILVHLKNSFRIYPELASALPIAGVDGTLEKRLKDTNAEGLLRAKTGHLTGVSGLAGYVGRPDGRQFTFVFLYNGKANKTFEARRLFDRFAETLAGDHQ from the coding sequence ATGAATCAAAAAAAGGGGGAGGCGTTGTCTGCATACCTTTTACGAGCAACCAGTTTATCAATTTGTTTCGGCTTCATATTTTTGGCTGTCCCCTGTTTTTCCCAGGAGTGGAAAGAGCTGCTGGTAAAAAATCTAGAAAGTGAAATTAAAAAGCAAGGTTTTAAAAAATCAGATCTTGGGCTGTACATCAGTTACGCTGGCGAAAATGCAGAAGTGAAACTACTCGACCTGAATGCAGAAAAAAAATTTACGCCTGCTTCATTAACCAAGATTGTGACAGCAGGGGCGATCCTAGAGCGATTCCCCGTGGGCCATAAATTTGTTACCCGACTGCAGTCAAAAGCCCCCAGGGAGGCGGGCGTATTAAAGGGAGATCTGTATTTAAACGGGGGAGGTGATGCTGGTTTTGTATCAGAAACCATGTGGTATCTAGTAAATGAGTTTCTACGCACTGATATAAAAATCATAGAAGGCGACATTGTTGTTGATGATAGTCGGTTTGATCAAGTTCGATTTGATCCCGGTCGAGACCCCAGTCGAGTGGATCGGGCCTATGACGCGCCCATTGGTGCAATGACATTCAATTGGAGTGCAGCCAATGTTTTCGTGCGTCCAGGCGATGAAACCGGTGATCCTGTAAAAGTCTACTTGGATCCGGCCAATGAATATCTTGGACTGTCTAACAAAGCCAAAACAGCTCTGCCAGGCACATCACCGCAGCTGCAGGTCAGTCGAGAAGAAACTACTCGAAAGGTATCTGCGTCACAAAATTTTGTGGATAAGATCGTGGTCACTGGTCAGATGGGCGTGGATCAAAAAGAGACCGTTTTTTATAAATCCATATCGAAGCCAGGATTATGGGCGGGTTACAATTTGGTGTCCTTTTTAAAACAAAGAGGCGTTACCGTTCGTGGCAGCGTTCGTCTTGGAGTGGTGCCCAAGGGGGCCGCCACATTAGCCGATGTGGACAGCCGCCCATTGCCCGAACTTGTAGCGGGCATGATGAAGTTCTCGAACAACTATATAGCTGAGATTATGACTAAAAATCTTGCGGCGGAGTTAAAAGGTACGCCCGCGTCTATGGAAACAGGCTTGGGAGTGATTAGAGATTACGTGCACCAGCTTGGAATCAAGCCGGGTCATTTTGCAATGACAAACCCTTCGGGGCTATCGAGGCGTAATAATTTTAGACCTAGAGATTTGCACACTATTTTGGTGCACCTGAAAAACAGCTTTCGTATTTATCCCGAGCTGGCGTCGGCTCTGCCTATTGCTGGTGTTGATGGCACCCTAGAAAAGCGCCTTAAAGACACAAACGCTGAAGGACTGTTAAGGGCAAAAACCGGTCACCTCACTGGCGTGTCCGGTTTGGCCGGTTACGTGGGCCGACC
- a CDS encoding diguanylate cyclase, with translation MHKVLIVDDEPHVLESIRRLLRKHYEVLTCNSPKQALQIVSTNKDLAVVISDYQMPEENGVDFLLQIKTLVPQAVRTILSGQIDNQQLMRAINLAEIHRIILKPWDNDYLLLQIAESVQAHALLKDRAAFRYLSITDPITGLYNHRYFQEQLNLQMNSAKNNDKPISVIMIDVDHFKSFNDRYGHPEGDRLLSMVGSVIQKHCPPHGVACRYGGEEFAMILAGKSLQDAGIIAEQIRAQIECEDYAGPNQQRLFITASFGVASFPEHGNKPREIVSAADTALYKAKADGRNRVVIT, from the coding sequence ATGCATAAAGTCCTAATTGTGGATGACGAACCCCACGTGCTCGAGTCCATACGTCGATTGCTTCGTAAGCACTATGAAGTTCTAACCTGCAATAGTCCCAAACAGGCCCTACAAATAGTGTCGACCAACAAAGATTTGGCTGTGGTCATTTCAGACTATCAAATGCCTGAAGAAAACGGGGTGGACTTTCTTTTGCAGATTAAAACACTGGTTCCGCAGGCCGTGCGCACTATTCTGTCTGGACAAATTGACAACCAACAATTGATGCGAGCAATTAATCTTGCTGAGATTCACCGGATTATATTGAAGCCTTGGGACAACGATTACCTACTTCTGCAAATCGCCGAGTCCGTGCAAGCCCATGCACTTTTGAAAGATCGTGCCGCATTCAGGTACCTTTCCATCACCGACCCTATCACCGGGCTATACAATCACCGATATTTTCAGGAGCAACTCAACCTCCAAATGAACTCGGCTAAAAATAATGATAAACCGATATCTGTAATTATGATTGATGTGGATCACTTTAAAAGTTTTAACGACCGATATGGACATCCCGAAGGCGATCGCCTCTTGTCCATGGTCGGGTCCGTCATTCAAAAACACTGCCCTCCCCATGGCGTGGCCTGTCGCTATGGTGGAGAGGAGTTTGCCATGATCCTGGCGGGCAAGTCTTTGCAGGATGCCGGAATCATTGCCGAGCAAATCCGGGCCCAAATTGAATGTGAAGATTACGCGGGCCCCAATCAACAACGGTTGTTTATTACGGCAAGTTTCGGGGTGGCTAGCTTTCCGGAACACGGAAATAAGCCTCGAGAAATTGTGAGCGCTGCTGATACCGCACTTTACAAAGCAAAAGCTGATGGCCGAAATCGCGTGGTGATTACTTAG
- a CDS encoding signal peptidase II, with protein MSRKDWFLVLSIVPAVWGLDMITKFWALETLASNPKFYGILGLVLHRNPGAMLGMFSDLPPLLRIVSLSTGGAFLVFIYAFIQYLLPSKFIYMRAGMSLLLGGILGNVTDRIIWGSVVDFLIIGKPPISTAAFNVADAIQWVGYFLIVAFLIREGGRLWPESNTRKMVWVNPHFQLKYIFVLLTVGLGFSIISGVFSYTYIKVVIDDFVVGDPTASEHRFLVPFLLTFCVISLVFLLVLFTIGRILSHRTAGPLYAFEKYLDELLEGRTRIFRLRAGDEFRHLEELGDRLRARLVPDPADREDGPAPTDLNS; from the coding sequence ATGTCGCGAAAAGATTGGTTTTTAGTTTTGTCCATCGTCCCCGCTGTTTGGGGGCTTGATATGATCACCAAGTTCTGGGCTTTAGAAACCTTAGCTTCTAACCCCAAATTCTACGGCATCCTTGGCTTGGTCTTGCACCGCAACCCCGGTGCCATGCTAGGAATGTTTTCAGACCTTCCACCTCTTCTTCGCATAGTCTCGTTATCCACAGGTGGCGCCTTTTTAGTTTTTATCTATGCGTTTATTCAATACTTATTGCCCAGCAAGTTTATCTACATGCGCGCAGGAATGTCACTCTTGCTTGGTGGTATTTTGGGCAACGTCACTGATCGCATCATCTGGGGATCTGTGGTTGATTTTCTAATTATCGGAAAACCCCCTATTTCCACAGCAGCGTTCAATGTGGCCGATGCCATTCAATGGGTGGGATACTTTCTTATCGTTGCGTTTCTCATTCGGGAAGGCGGTCGTTTATGGCCTGAGAGCAACACAAGAAAAATGGTCTGGGTCAATCCCCACTTTCAGTTGAAGTATATATTTGTCCTGCTCACTGTAGGATTGGGATTTTCCATAATTAGTGGCGTATTCTCTTATACGTATATTAAAGTCGTCATTGACGATTTTGTTGTTGGCGACCCTACGGCCAGTGAACATCGATTTCTTGTTCCATTTCTTCTCACTTTTTGTGTAATTTCTTTGGTTTTTTTGCTGGTCTTGTTCACCATTGGTCGCATCCTTTCTCACCGAACCGCGGGCCCGCTCTATGCCTTTGAAAAATATCTGGACGAACTTCTTGAAGGGCGCACCCGAATTTTTCGCCTACGAGCAGGAGATGAATTTCGACACCTTGAAGAACTTGGTGATCGACTGCGCGCCCGTTTGGTACCAGACCCCGCCGATCGAGAAGATGGGCCAGCGCCTACAGACTTGAATTCGTGA
- a CDS encoding 3'-5' exoribonuclease: MIDSKNWKEETIIAFDLETTGKYPLGAEICEMAAVKWKGGEVVDTFQTLIKPTALMSQEVINIHGISNSMVEGAPQISEKIEEFWNFVQDGYLVAHHAPFDMGFLAIEFERKKLKFPERPVLCSSLLSRRAIPESPNHKLQTLVSFLKFPEAQAHRALDDAKQGLRLTVECFKRIGEVKSMSDIVKYQKVKLAWSDYSILALKSQPSYRALVEAAESKQPVQIVYQGGSRKGQARTVHPEGIVRTYKGDFLVAKDDLSAVVPKRYFFNKITNSSL; this comes from the coding sequence ATGATCGATAGTAAGAACTGGAAAGAAGAAACAATTATTGCCTTTGATTTGGAAACCACCGGTAAATATCCACTGGGTGCTGAAATTTGTGAAATGGCCGCCGTGAAGTGGAAGGGCGGCGAAGTTGTGGATACATTTCAAACACTTATCAAACCGACGGCGTTAATGTCGCAAGAAGTGATTAATATTCACGGAATCAGTAACAGTATGGTTGAGGGGGCACCACAAATATCTGAAAAAATTGAAGAGTTTTGGAACTTTGTTCAAGACGGATATTTGGTGGCCCACCACGCTCCCTTTGATATGGGATTCTTGGCCATAGAGTTTGAAAGAAAAAAATTAAAATTTCCAGAGCGACCCGTGCTTTGCTCCAGTCTGTTGTCGAGGCGAGCCATCCCTGAGAGCCCTAATCACAAACTGCAGACATTGGTGAGCTTTTTAAAATTTCCAGAAGCTCAAGCGCATCGAGCGCTCGATGATGCAAAACAAGGCTTGCGGCTGACAGTCGAGTGTTTTAAGCGAATTGGTGAAGTGAAATCTATGAGTGACATCGTGAAGTATCAAAAGGTGAAATTGGCTTGGAGTGATTACTCCATTTTGGCTCTTAAATCTCAACCCAGTTATCGTGCGTTGGTAGAAGCAGCTGAGTCTAAGCAACCCGTGCAAATCGTCTATCAGGGTGGGTCGCGAAAGGGTCAAGCGAGGACCGTTCATCCTGAGGGTATAGTTAGAACATATAAAGGTGATTTTTTGGTGGCAAAAGATGATCTGAGTGCCGTTGTACCAAAACGTTACTTTTTCAATAAAATCACGAATTCAAGTCTGTAG
- a CDS encoding efflux RND transporter permease subunit: protein MKNIIRFFATEHLFGNLLTILFIVLGLYTISSIRRDIWPEVDFGITTIRGALGGASPEQVEKLIINPMESALRGVDGLKKVSSTSTESTGVIVLNLDKDARDKDKTNDDIRRSIDQVDDFPEEAIKPIVTEIDSTVYPVIEVTVGGNLPAMEIRKAADFMADELERLPLVARVSRMGYLKREYLIEADPEKLAARQVSLGSLITTIKLRNISLPGGTASDNTGLERLVKTEAEYENPNEIMKTVVFANDAGFGTRIGDVATVQESLEKPDRIYRTNGKDSINLIVMKKANADALTVVESIKDKVKELSTRMPDGIDLGYTNDFSIYLSKRLDALGSNLVVGLILVVIVLALFLPWQATIVVAAGIPVALFGALTAAYLLGYSLNLISLIGLIIVLGMLVDDAIVVTENIWRHMEMGKDIVRATVSGASEVFTPVIASILTTVSAFGPMLFMTGVFGAFIFEIPSMVILALIFSLLEAFLIMPSHFNSWVGPFISSKDVQKNSEKPHWFDRVIESYRNYVRWSLRFRYLMLALVVGFFLITAAVVVKTGRFVLFPPEGIEIFFVTAEAPTGVSLEKMSDLIKPIEAGIIEHIPESERKDFVTTIGLIQQDQNDPLTRRGSHFAQIRISLTPQAERVRTAQQIVEDIREKISKPEGINIINFSYARQGPPQGRPITINLLGENIDTLREIAEKVKSRLGEIDGVIDVQDSYLAGKKEWQVKPRYEDTAEVGLNAQQVAQSVRAAFEGIVASSVRNLEEEIDLRVRLKKSDGDMLHQLENLKIGNAQGNLVNLASVADFVPVETNSNIRHLDYDRVLTVSAEVDLEKVTAIKATNDTKPFITELVSKYPGYSVNYGGEDEDTKESFASLGRAFGFAAFFIFILLVVTFKNLIQPVLILSSIPLGFMGVVYAMAIHGRPLSFMAMLGVIALAGVIVNNAIVFTDFVNRVRRVHNKSLSRSIEEAAAIRLRPIVLTTLTTVCGLLPTAYGDFLRDTFGFGGGDPFIVPIALALGWGLAFGSVMTGLFFPAFIRITDDIRRFI from the coding sequence ATGAAAAATATTATCCGATTCTTTGCCACCGAGCATTTGTTTGGCAATCTGCTCACTATTCTTTTTATTGTCCTTGGACTTTACACGATCTCTTCTATTCGCAGAGACATTTGGCCCGAGGTCGATTTTGGGATCACCACCATTCGAGGAGCCCTTGGAGGAGCCTCTCCCGAACAAGTGGAAAAACTTATCATTAACCCCATGGAGTCGGCCCTACGCGGCGTCGACGGCCTTAAAAAAGTCAGCTCTACTTCTACCGAATCCACCGGCGTCATCGTTTTAAACCTGGATAAAGATGCTCGCGACAAAGACAAAACCAATGACGACATCCGTCGATCTATCGACCAAGTGGATGATTTTCCGGAAGAGGCAATAAAACCCATCGTCACTGAAATTGACTCCACTGTTTATCCCGTGATCGAGGTGACAGTGGGTGGAAACTTACCCGCTATGGAAATTCGAAAAGCCGCCGACTTTATGGCCGATGAGCTTGAGCGACTGCCGCTCGTAGCCAGGGTGTCTCGCATGGGCTATCTTAAACGGGAATACCTGATTGAGGCCGATCCTGAAAAACTCGCGGCCCGCCAAGTGTCTTTGGGAAGCCTTATCACCACGATCAAACTAAGAAATATTTCTCTTCCCGGCGGCACAGCCAGTGACAATACGGGACTTGAGCGCCTCGTTAAAACAGAAGCCGAGTATGAAAACCCCAATGAAATTATGAAGACCGTGGTGTTTGCCAACGATGCGGGGTTTGGGACCCGCATTGGCGATGTGGCCACCGTTCAAGAGTCGCTTGAAAAACCAGATCGAATTTATCGAACAAATGGGAAGGATTCCATAAATCTTATTGTGATGAAAAAGGCCAACGCTGATGCGCTCACCGTAGTCGAATCAATTAAAGACAAAGTGAAAGAGCTCTCCACCCGTATGCCAGACGGCATCGATTTGGGTTACACCAATGACTTTTCTATTTACCTTTCAAAACGACTTGACGCCCTTGGCTCAAACCTTGTGGTGGGTTTGATTCTTGTAGTTATAGTCTTAGCTTTATTTCTACCGTGGCAAGCCACCATCGTTGTGGCAGCGGGGATACCCGTTGCGCTCTTTGGTGCCCTCACAGCCGCCTATCTCCTTGGGTACTCGTTAAACTTAATTAGCCTCATTGGGCTTATCATCGTATTAGGGATGCTGGTAGATGACGCCATTGTGGTCACAGAGAATATCTGGCGCCATATGGAAATGGGCAAAGACATTGTGAGAGCCACAGTCAGTGGCGCATCAGAAGTATTCACCCCTGTAATTGCATCTATTCTTACTACTGTCTCGGCTTTTGGGCCTATGCTATTTATGACAGGGGTCTTTGGGGCGTTTATTTTTGAGATCCCTTCAATGGTCATCCTAGCTTTAATCTTTTCATTGCTTGAAGCATTTTTAATTATGCCCTCGCATTTCAACAGTTGGGTGGGTCCATTTATCTCGAGCAAAGATGTTCAAAAAAATTCTGAAAAACCTCATTGGTTTGATCGTGTGATTGAGTCCTATAGAAACTATGTGCGATGGAGCTTGCGTTTTCGCTACCTTATGTTAGCCCTGGTTGTCGGTTTTTTTCTGATTACTGCTGCTGTTGTTGTTAAAACAGGACGGTTTGTATTGTTCCCGCCAGAGGGCATTGAAATTTTCTTTGTCACTGCAGAGGCTCCAACGGGTGTATCTCTTGAAAAAATGTCTGATCTCATCAAGCCTATCGAAGCTGGCATCATCGAGCACATTCCAGAGAGCGAAAGAAAAGACTTTGTAACCACTATTGGACTTATTCAACAGGATCAAAATGATCCTTTGACTCGTCGAGGCTCGCATTTTGCTCAAATTCGTATCTCGCTCACGCCGCAAGCCGAGCGAGTTAGAACAGCCCAACAAATCGTCGAGGATATCCGCGAGAAGATCTCCAAGCCAGAAGGCATTAACATTATCAACTTCTCCTATGCCCGCCAAGGCCCGCCACAAGGCCGGCCTATCACTATCAATCTGTTGGGTGAAAACATTGATACGCTTCGAGAAATAGCAGAAAAAGTTAAATCTCGCCTCGGTGAAATTGACGGAGTCATTGATGTTCAAGACTCCTATTTGGCTGGTAAAAAAGAGTGGCAGGTTAAGCCAAGATACGAAGACACGGCCGAAGTGGGTCTCAATGCTCAGCAGGTTGCTCAATCTGTGAGAGCGGCCTTTGAAGGAATCGTTGCCAGCAGTGTGCGAAATCTGGAAGAAGAAATCGATTTAAGAGTTCGCCTGAAAAAAAGCGACGGCGATATGTTGCATCAACTTGAGAACCTAAAGATCGGCAACGCCCAAGGAAATCTAGTGAACCTTGCATCTGTCGCTGATTTTGTACCTGTTGAAACCAACAGCAACATTCGACATCTTGACTACGACCGAGTACTCACCGTATCAGCCGAAGTGGATCTTGAAAAAGTCACGGCCATTAAAGCTACCAATGACACTAAGCCTTTTATCACCGAACTCGTCTCGAAATACCCGGGCTACTCAGTGAACTACGGCGGTGAAGATGAAGACACCAAAGAGTCGTTTGCTTCTCTAGGACGAGCGTTTGGATTTGCTGCATTTTTTATTTTCATTCTATTGGTTGTTACTTTTAAAAATTTAATTCAACCGGTACTAATACTTTCATCCATACCGCTGGGTTTTATGGGTGTTGTCTATGCCATGGCCATACACGGTCGCCCGTTAAGCTTTATGGCCATGCTCGGTGTTATTGCCCTAGCCGGCGTAATTGTGAACAACGCCATCGTGTTTACAGATTTTGTAAACCGGGTCAGGCGAGTTCATAACAAAAGCTTAAGCCGATCCATTGAAGAGGCTGCTGCCATCCGGCTTCGTCCCATTGTATTGACGACACTGACAACAGTTTGCGGACTGTTACCCACCGCCTATGGTGACTTTTTAAGAGACACATTTGGTTTTGGTGGCGGTGATCCGTTTATTGTTCCCATTGCCTTGGCACTGGGCTGGGGACTGGCCTTTGGATCTGTTATGACCGGGCTATTTTTTCCCGCCTTTATCCGAATCACCGATGACATCCGCCGCTTTATTTAA